A stretch of the Mesorhizobium sp. Pch-S genome encodes the following:
- the proS gene encoding proline--tRNA ligase: MRLSRYFLPILKENPREAEIVSHRLMLRAGMIRQQGQGSFTMLPLGKRVLDKVCAIIREEQNRAGALEILMPTIQSAELWRESGRYDAYGKEMLRIKDRQDRELLYGPTNEEMVTEVFRSYVKSYKDLPLNLYHIQWKFRDEVRPRFGVMRGREFLMKDAYTFDLNYEGAKAAYYRMFVSYLRTFTRMGLKAIPMRADTGPIGGDLSHEFIILAETGESQVFCHKDFLSLPVPSENVNYENDAEIAGIVQEWTTPYAATDEMHDEAAWDKISDGERLSARGIEVGHIFHFGDKYSKPMGAKVQGPDGKEHNVSMGSYGIGPTRLIAAIIEASHDDAGIIWPESVAPFDIALINMKVGDADCDRACDELYAALTAAGKDVLYDDTDQRPGGKFATADLIGLPWQVIVGPRGVAAGEVEIKNRKSGERETVPQATALQRLGAAA; the protein is encoded by the coding sequence ATGCGTTTGTCGCGCTATTTCCTGCCCATCCTGAAAGAGAACCCCCGCGAGGCCGAGATTGTCTCGCATCGCCTGATGCTGCGCGCCGGAATGATCCGCCAGCAGGGACAGGGCTCCTTCACGATGCTGCCACTGGGCAAACGCGTGCTCGACAAGGTCTGCGCCATCATCCGGGAAGAACAGAACCGTGCCGGTGCTCTCGAAATACTGATGCCGACCATCCAGTCGGCAGAGCTTTGGCGCGAAAGCGGTCGTTATGATGCTTATGGCAAGGAGATGCTGCGCATCAAGGACCGGCAGGATCGTGAACTGCTCTACGGTCCGACCAATGAGGAGATGGTCACGGAAGTCTTCCGTTCCTACGTCAAATCCTACAAGGATCTGCCGCTCAACCTCTACCATATCCAGTGGAAGTTCCGCGACGAGGTGCGCCCGCGCTTCGGCGTCATGCGCGGCCGCGAGTTCCTGATGAAGGACGCCTACACATTCGACCTCAATTATGAGGGCGCCAAGGCTGCCTACTACCGCATGTTCGTGTCTTACCTGCGCACCTTTACCCGCATGGGCCTGAAGGCGATCCCGATGCGTGCCGATACCGGCCCGATCGGCGGTGATCTTTCACACGAATTCATCATTCTGGCGGAAACCGGCGAGAGCCAGGTGTTCTGTCACAAGGACTTCCTGTCGCTGCCTGTGCCCAGCGAAAACGTTAACTATGAAAACGACGCTGAAATCGCCGGCATCGTGCAGGAATGGACGACGCCTTATGCGGCGACGGACGAAATGCATGACGAAGCCGCCTGGGACAAGATCTCCGATGGCGAGCGTCTCTCCGCGCGCGGTATCGAGGTCGGCCACATCTTCCACTTCGGCGACAAGTACTCGAAGCCGATGGGTGCCAAGGTGCAGGGGCCGGACGGCAAGGAACATAACGTTTCCATGGGTTCATACGGCATTGGCCCGACGCGCCTGATCGCTGCCATCATCGAGGCGAGCCATGATGACGCCGGTATCATCTGGCCGGAGAGCGTAGCGCCGTTCGACATAGCCCTGATCAACATGAAGGTCGGCGATGCCGATTGCGACCGTGCCTGCGACGAGCTCTACGCCGCGCTGACGGCGGCCGGCAAGGATGTGCTCTACGACGACACCGACCAACGGCCCGGCGGCAAGTTCGCCACCGCGGACCTGATCGGCCTGCCCTGGCAGGTCATCGTCGGACCGCGTGGTGTTGCGGCTGGTGAGGTCGAGATCAAGAACCGCAAGAGCGGTGAGCGCGAGACAGTGCCGCAGGCGACCGCTCTCCAGCGCCTGGGTGCTGCTGCATGA
- a CDS encoding lipoprotein-releasing ABC transporter permease subunit, producing the protein MSQTAAAKPAGAGPFSGFERMVAWRYLRSRRKETVISVIASISFLGIMLGVATLIVVMAVMNGFRAELLSRILGINGHLIVTPVDLPLEDYAELAKRINGVPGVKYAIPLVEGQVLAQGNVGSGGGALVRGIRGEDLGKITLVANNIKQGSIVGFDTAGGVAIGRRMAENLGLVLGDTITLISPDGDVSPLGTTPRLKGYPVTAIFEVGMSEYDTSIVYMPFSEAQMYFNSEGKAQSLEVYLDNPDNVEAIKPKVEEAAQRQIYLTDWRQRNQTFFSALQVERNVMFMILTLIVLVAALNIISGLVMLVKDKGHDIAILRTMGATRGAVLRIFLMTGAAIGVVGTVAGVLLGVVICLNVERIREFFSWLSGTVLFNPELYFLSQLPAKMDGGETFSVIVMALVLSFIATLFPAWRAARLDPVEALRYE; encoded by the coding sequence ATGAGCCAGACGGCGGCAGCCAAGCCGGCAGGCGCCGGACCTTTTTCGGGTTTCGAGCGCATGGTGGCGTGGCGCTATCTGCGTTCGCGCCGCAAGGAAACGGTGATCTCGGTCATCGCCTCGATCTCGTTCCTCGGCATCATGCTGGGTGTCGCGACGCTGATCGTCGTGATGGCGGTGATGAATGGCTTCCGCGCCGAGCTGCTGTCGCGAATCCTCGGTATCAACGGTCATCTGATCGTGACGCCAGTCGATCTACCGCTGGAGGACTATGCCGAGCTTGCCAAGCGCATCAACGGCGTTCCCGGCGTCAAATACGCCATCCCGCTCGTCGAAGGCCAGGTCCTGGCGCAAGGCAATGTCGGCTCGGGTGGAGGCGCACTGGTGCGCGGCATCCGCGGCGAGGACCTGGGCAAGATCACGCTGGTTGCGAACAACATCAAGCAGGGCTCGATCGTCGGTTTCGACACGGCCGGCGGTGTCGCCATCGGCCGTCGCATGGCAGAGAATCTCGGTCTGGTGCTCGGCGATACCATCACGCTGATCTCGCCCGACGGCGATGTCAGCCCGCTGGGCACCACGCCGCGCCTGAAAGGCTATCCGGTGACGGCTATCTTCGAGGTCGGCATGTCAGAGTACGACACCTCGATCGTCTACATGCCGTTCTCCGAAGCGCAGATGTATTTCAATTCGGAAGGCAAGGCGCAGAGCCTCGAGGTCTATCTCGACAATCCTGACAATGTCGAAGCGATCAAGCCCAAGGTGGAAGAGGCGGCGCAGCGGCAGATCTATCTGACCGACTGGCGCCAGCGCAACCAGACCTTCTTCTCGGCGCTGCAGGTCGAGCGCAATGTCATGTTCATGATCCTGACGCTGATCGTGCTGGTGGCGGCGCTGAACATCATCTCCGGCCTCGTCATGCTGGTGAAGGACAAGGGGCACGACATCGCCATATTGCGCACCATGGGGGCGACGCGTGGTGCGGTGCTGCGCATCTTCCTGATGACCGGAGCCGCGATCGGCGTTGTCGGCACCGTCGCCGGCGTGCTGCTGGGCGTTGTCATCTGCCTTAATGTCGAGCGCATCCGCGAGTTCTTCTCGTGGCTGTCTGGCACGGTCCTGTTCAACCCCGAGCTCTATTTCCTCAGCCAGCTGCCGGCCAAAATGGACGGGGGCGAGACGTTCTCGGTCATCGTCATGGCACTTGTCCTCTCCTTCATCGCAACGCTGTTCCCGGCCTGGCGGGCGGCGCGGCTCGATCCAGTCGAAGCGTTGAGGTACGAGTGA
- a CDS encoding ABC transporter ATP-binding protein: MMSEPVLELKSVERHYVQGPRKLTILNGADFTLRRGEMVAMVAPSGTGKSTLLHTAGLLERPDGGDVILSGRACGRLSDDERTAIRRNDIGFVYQFHHLLPEFSALENIMMPQLIRGLSKPEASKRAAQLLDYMQIGKRAQHRPAELSGGEQQRVAIARAVANAPLVLLADEPTGNLDPTTASYVFDALEALVRQSGLAAMIATHNHELAARMDRRVTLAEGKVVPL; the protein is encoded by the coding sequence GTGATGTCCGAGCCGGTACTGGAACTGAAAAGCGTCGAACGGCACTATGTGCAGGGACCACGCAAGCTCACCATCCTGAATGGTGCTGACTTCACCTTGCGGCGCGGCGAGATGGTGGCGATGGTGGCGCCGTCGGGTACCGGCAAGTCGACGCTTCTGCACACCGCAGGTCTGCTCGAACGGCCCGACGGCGGCGATGTCATCCTGTCCGGCCGCGCTTGCGGGCGACTGTCGGATGACGAACGCACGGCGATCCGCCGCAACGACATCGGCTTCGTTTATCAGTTCCATCACTTGCTGCCGGAATTCTCGGCGCTTGAAAACATCATGATGCCGCAGCTGATCCGCGGTCTGTCGAAGCCGGAAGCTTCCAAGCGCGCGGCTCAGTTGCTGGATTACATGCAGATCGGCAAACGCGCGCAGCATCGGCCGGCAGAGCTGTCCGGCGGCGAGCAGCAGCGCGTTGCGATCGCGCGCGCCGTTGCCAATGCACCACTGGTGCTTCTAGCCGATGAGCCGACCGGCAATCTCGACCCGACGACGGCGTCCTATGTCTTCGATGCGCTGGAGGCGTTGGTGAGGCAGTCTGGGTTGGCCGCCATGATCGCCACGCACAACCATGAACTTGCCGCTCGCATGGATCGGCGCGTGACATTGGCCGAAGGCAAGGTCGTACCATTGTAA